The Spirochaetota bacterium genome has a segment encoding these proteins:
- a CDS encoding AraC family transcriptional regulator, with amino-acid sequence MKLPEHFFNYDTEVTPRTHNTPEMIRAFSPFPHITSIGCLQFQRTLPLLPRLTHSGIEIHYIYKGSYRWLVGDSLYRIKSGDAFITMPWETHGGLADMCEKGMYCWIIIAPARFGPTGTLSLGAWSALSGTEERKLGAAFQRVRRHALHHCDAIGGLVERIYTEARGRALGYRARVNACVDEILISAARGIRTDKTFAAAEPDAAVLQFRVLRGIICSHIDSPMTLQDIIVRSGLGRRTVCALISRFTGQTPHAYISKVRIETAYALMRKNIPLSEVALRCGFSSQQHFSNSFKALTGILPKDAVKSKEWGSASHLH; translated from the coding sequence ATGAAACTGCCAGAGCATTTCTTCAACTACGATACCGAGGTCACCCCGCGGACGCACAACACGCCCGAGATGATACGGGCATTTTCGCCGTTCCCGCATATCACCTCTATCGGCTGTCTGCAATTCCAGCGCACGCTGCCGCTCCTGCCCCGGCTGACGCACAGCGGCATCGAGATACATTACATATACAAGGGTTCCTATCGATGGCTTGTCGGGGATTCACTGTACCGGATAAAAAGCGGCGATGCGTTCATTACCATGCCGTGGGAAACCCATGGCGGTCTCGCGGACATGTGCGAAAAGGGAATGTATTGCTGGATCATCATCGCCCCCGCCCGGTTCGGGCCAACGGGCACATTATCACTCGGGGCGTGGAGCGCTCTTTCCGGAACGGAAGAGCGGAAACTTGGCGCGGCGTTCCAGCGCGTGCGGCGGCATGCACTGCATCACTGCGATGCCATCGGGGGGCTTGTTGAACGGATATACACTGAAGCTCGGGGTCGCGCACTCGGTTATCGCGCACGAGTGAACGCCTGTGTCGATGAGATACTGATCTCCGCGGCGCGGGGGATACGCACGGACAAAACCTTCGCTGCTGCCGAACCGGATGCAGCAGTATTGCAATTCCGGGTGCTCCGCGGGATCATCTGTTCTCATATCGATTCCCCGATGACGCTGCAGGATATTATCGTCCGCTCCGGTCTCGGCCGCCGAACGGTATGCGCACTCATCAGTCGCTTCACCGGACAGACGCCGCATGCCTACATCAGTAAGGTCCGTATCGAAACAGCGTATGCGCTTATGCGGAAGAACATTCCCTTGTCCGAGGTCGCGCTGCGATGCGGCTTCTCGTCGCAGCAGCACTTCTCGAATTCATTCAAGGCACTCACCGGTATTCTTCCGAAAGATGCGGTAAAAAGCAAGGAATGGGGATCGGCCTCACATCTTCATTGA
- a CDS encoding uroporphyrinogen decarboxylase family protein, whose protein sequence is MDAKEMADRYERRRILREAKLRDFFDPNGATQYLIVQHAGNRIYGACNSIADIVRANLLQFEEAIAVDWTDDLPYLEPWIGTGVYANAFGCDYVFRDFDAPHVHYKYQRIDEVKNIACPDWKKSPVMNMVLDTIDALKEATNAGIPISLTDTQSAFDTATLILDAAEFFTACYADEEAVIGFMKKLNDLIIDFSHVQMKRIGNDILALPGHIMPGMPTGTGISISDDNLAVSSPHINNLISLPFDQILADEFGGLAIHSCGTWAHTMALLRNYRNITMIDCAVGRGAGDPNPNDPAAVRDALAGTGIIAKIRPGGDRDDLDRTLEEIFHPDLKLVVQIPYSKDNEESNYRFVDEKLRRLYHGSRQRSIADAAAVAAR, encoded by the coding sequence ATGGATGCGAAGGAAATGGCAGATCGATATGAGAGGCGCAGGATATTGCGCGAGGCGAAGCTCCGTGACTTTTTCGATCCGAACGGGGCTACACAATATCTTATCGTCCAGCATGCGGGGAACCGCATCTACGGTGCATGCAACAGCATTGCCGATATCGTGCGGGCGAATCTTCTGCAGTTCGAAGAGGCTATCGCCGTGGACTGGACGGACGATCTGCCGTATCTTGAGCCGTGGATAGGCACCGGCGTGTACGCCAATGCGTTCGGCTGCGATTATGTGTTCCGCGACTTCGACGCGCCGCATGTGCACTACAAGTATCAGCGCATCGATGAGGTAAAGAACATCGCCTGTCCCGACTGGAAGAAAAGTCCTGTCATGAACATGGTGCTCGATACTATCGATGCCCTCAAGGAAGCGACGAATGCGGGCATTCCGATATCGCTTACCGATACGCAGTCGGCCTTCGACACGGCGACGCTCATACTCGATGCGGCTGAATTCTTCACCGCATGCTATGCCGACGAGGAAGCCGTCATCGGGTTCATGAAGAAGCTCAATGATCTCATCATCGATTTTTCGCACGTGCAGATGAAGCGCATCGGGAATGATATCCTCGCCCTGCCGGGACATATCATGCCGGGCATGCCCACTGGCACGGGGATATCCATCTCCGATGATAATCTCGCCGTTTCATCGCCGCATATCAATAACCTGATCTCGCTTCCCTTCGATCAAATTCTCGCCGATGAATTCGGCGGGCTTGCTATTCATTCCTGCGGCACATGGGCGCATACCATGGCGCTTCTCAGAAATTACCGGAACATCACCATGATAGACTGCGCGGTCGGCCGCGGCGCCGGTGATCCGAATCCCAACGATCCGGCCGCCGTACGCGATGCGCTTGCCGGTACGGGCATCATCGCAAAAATCCGTCCGGGCGGGGATCGCGACGACCTTGACCGTACGCTTGAGGAGATATTTCATCCCGATCTCAAGCTCGTCGTGCAGATACCGTATTCCAAGGATAACGAGGAAAGCAATTATCGCTTCGTCGATGAAAAGCTCAGACGATTGTATCATGGATCGCGTCAGCGGTCGATTGCGGACGCGGCAGCCGTAGCGGCTCGATAG